A stretch of DNA from Streptomyces xanthii:
CACGGCCCGGTAGACCGACTCACCCGTGCGGGTGGTCCGGTGCGCCGTGTTGCCCACGTCGTCGCGGTAGGGGACCGTGACCCGTGCCGCAACGTCCGTACGGACTGGCATCCTTGGGCCCGAGCCCCGGCCGTCCCCGGCGTGCGCACCCCGACCGAACCGTCCCGAGCGGGCCCGGAACGCCCCCGGACCACCCCCGGACCGAGAAGAATCGAACCGAACCGATCCGACCCGAACCCGTCCGCCCCGAACCGATCCGAACCGACCAGGAGCCCGGCCGCGTGAGCCACGTGAGCAGCCACCCCGCGCACGGCCCTTCCTCCCTGCGCACCGTGCAGGTGCTGGGCGGCGGCAGCGCGGGCAGCAGCGCCCATGTCCGGTCGCTGACGGCGGGACTGGTCGCCCGCGGGCTGCGCGTCACGGTCTGCGCCCCGGCCGAGACCGAGCACGCGTACGGGTTCGGCGCGGTCGGCGCGCACCATCTGCCGGTGCCCCGCAGCAGCGACCCGGCCGCCGTCGCCGCACTCCGCGTCGCCTGCGCCGACGCCGACCTCGTGCACGCCCACGGGCTGAACGCCGCCCTGCGCGCCTCGCTCGCCCTCAGCGGCCGCCGCGTCCCGCTCGTCGTCACCTGGCACACCCGGCCGCACGCCGAGGGCGCCCGCGCCCGGCTGCTCAAGGTCCTCGAACGGCGGGTGGCCCGCGCCGCGTCCGTCGTGCTCGGCACCTCCTCCGAACTCGTCGACCGGGCCCGGGCGCGCGGCGCCCGGGACGCCCGGCTCGCCGCGATCTCCTTCCCGCCGCCGCCCCGGCCCGCCGACGGCGAGGAGGACGACGCCGAGCGCGCCCGGCTCAAGACCCGGGCCGAACTCGGCGCGGTGGACCGCCCGTTGCTCATGGCCGTCGGCAGCCTGCGCCGCGAGCGCGGCCACGACCTGCTGCTCGACGCGGCCCACGCCTGGCTCGACCTCGACCCCCTGCCGCTGCTCGTCATCGCGGGCGAGGGGCCGGGGCGGGCGGCGCTGCAACGGCGCATCGAGCGGGAAGGGCTGCCGGTGCGGCTCGTCGGGCGCCGCGACGACGTGGCCGAACTGCTGACGGCCGCCGATGTCGCGCTGCTGCCCGGCAGTCCGGAGTCCCGCCCGCTGCTCGCGCAGGAGGCCCTCCACTCCCGGGTCCCGCTCGTCGCGGCCCGCGCCGGCGGCGTCCCCGAACTCGTCGGCGAAGCCGCCGAGTTGGTGCCGCCCGGTGACGCGCCCGCACTCGCCCGCGCCGTCGTCCGGCTGCTGGGCGACCCCGGGCGCCGGGCCGAACTGCGGGACCTCGGCACCGCGCAGGCCGCCTCGTGGCCGTCCGAGGATGCCACCGTCGCCCAAGTGCTCAGCGTCTACGACGAGTTGACCGGGCGCTCCGCGAGCGGGGGCTGAGCGGTCAGGGGGTGAGGTGCCGGCGGGCGCGCAGGGCCAGGCTCAGGGCGAGCACCGTCTGCGGGTCGTCCAGGTCCGTGCCGAGCAGCTCCCCGATGCGGGCCAGCCGGTTGTAGAGCGTCTGCCGGTTCAGGTGCAGCTCGCGCGCCGTCTCCGCCTTGCGCCCCGCGTGCGCCAGATAGGTCTGCAGCGTGGGCAGCAGCGGCGGCTTCGCCCGCCGGTCGTGCTCCTGCAGCGGCCCGATCGCCCGCTCGACGAAAGCGGCCAGGTCCCGGTGGTCCCGCAGCCGCCACAGCAGCAGGTCGATGTCCAGGCGCCGCGCGTCGTACCAGGGCCGGTCGTCCAGGCCCTGCGCGGCCGTCGCCGTCTCCGCCGCGTGCCGCAGCCCCGCGGCCGCCGCCGCCCAGCCGCCCGCGCCGCCGACCACCACGACCGGCGGCTGCGTGCCCGCCCGCAGCATCCCGGCCCGCTCCACCCCGGCCCGCAGCGCCGCCGCGACCCGGTCCGCGACCGCCGTGCGCTCCGACTCCGACCGCAGCCCGAGCAGCAGCGGCACCCGCCCCTCGACCGGCCGCACACCGAGCAGCACCGGCACCCCGACCGAGGCCAGCTCCTCCGACACGGCCCGCGCGAGCACCGCCCAGCCGCCCCCGGGGGACAGGCCCACCGAACCCACCGACGCCTCCGGCAGCCGCATCACCACGGGCAGCAGCGGGCCCTGCCCGGCCGGCTTGAAGCCGAGGACCCGGGCCTGCGCCGGGGCGTCCTCCGGCGTGATCCGGCCCTCCGCGAGATCCGTGAGGAAGTCACCGCGTCCCCGCGCCGCCAGTTCCTCCTCCTGCCGCGCCTGCATCAGCACCACGGCCAGCGAGCCCGCGGCCCGCTCGGCGGCGATCCGGTGCACCGGGGCGAGCGCCCCCGCGACCGGCAGCAGCACCAGCCGGGCCCGCACCGAACCGGCGCCCGGCCCGCCGCCCGGCACGTCCACCAGGACGGCACCGGCGGGCGGCGCCTCCTTGTGCGCGCCCCGCATGCCCTCCCACACCTGCAGCGGATCGGCGACGTCGTCCGTCACCCCGGCCGCGTACAGGAGCTGTCCGTCCACGGTCTCCAGGAACACCGGGTTCCGGGAGAAACCGGCGAGGATCCGCAGAACCTGGGGCACCCCGCCGCCGCCGAGCAGCGCCTCGGTGCAGCGCCGGTGCACCTCCTCGGCGCGCTGGAGCAGCGCGTAGTGCCCGTTGACGATCTCGGTGTGGATCTCCTCCGTGACGGTCACGAACGGCACCTCGCGGTGCAGCTGCACCAGCGGCAGACCCGCCGCGCGCGCCGTCTCCACGAGCGCGGCGGGCAGCCGCACGAAGCGCTGGCCCAGCTCGATGACGAGCGCCGCGATGCCGCGCTCGGCCAGCTTGCGGACGAAGGCGCGCTGCTCGGCGGGCCGGGTGCCGATGCCGAAGCCCGTGGTCAGGAGCAGCTCGCCGCCCTTGAGCAGGGACGCGATGTTCGGCACTTCGCCCGCGTGCACCCAGCGCACGGGCCGCTGCAGGCGCTCGGCGCCCGCGATCACCTCGGGGAGGCCGCCCCGCAGGCCGGGCAGTTCCAGCGCACGCTGCACCGTGACGCCGGCGCTCTGGCTGTCGAATCCGCTGTCCATGCAGCGGACGCTACCTGCGCGAATGCCGTGAGCACACCTCCCGGTGACGTACGGGCGGGGGAGCGGGGTCCGGCCGGCTCAGCCCGGCTTGATGTTGTGGTTGAAGCGGAACACGTTGTCCGGGTCGTACTCCCGTTTCAGCGCGGAGAGCCGCCGGGTGTTCTCGGCACCCAGGCCCGCCACCACGCGCTCCTCGCCCTCGTCACCGATGAAGTTGAGGTACACGTCACCGGTGGCCCAGGGCCGGGCCGCCGCGCGGACGTCCTTGACCCACTGGATGTTGTGCTCGTCGTCGGCCGGGTCCTCCCAGGCCGCGAACGGGTGCATGCCCCACGGGGCGTCCCGGTAGGGCACCGGGAACTCGGACGGACCGTCGGCGACGGCCCCGCCCTCTGGGAACAGGACGTGGAGCGTGCCGCTCGGCACCGGCATGGCGGCCGCGCCGGCGCAGAAGACGTCCGCGTAGTCGTCCGGCAGGCCCTTCAGGTACTCCGCCGACCAGTAGTTCCGCAGCCCGGGCGGATCGTCGAGCATGCACTGGACGTCCGCGTAGGGCAGCTGCGCGACGATCTCCACCTCGTGCGGCAGGGCGAGCAGCGGCTGCGCGAGCTTGCGCAGATCCTCCTCGGTCCCCGCGTACGTGATCAGCGCGCCGCACAGCAGCTTGCCGACCAGTTGGGGCGGCATGAACTCCTCGGGCTGGCCGGTCAGGTAGATCACTCCGCCGCCGGCCTCCACCGGGCCCGCCTCGATGACGTCGCGGTACGTGCGCACGACGTCGGGGCCGAACTCGGGCAGGCAGAACATCATCGCGATGGAGAACGCGGGCAGCTCGTGCAGGCGCAGCGTGAGCGAGGTGGCGACACCGAAGTTCCCGCCGCCGCCGTGCAGGCCCCAGAACAGCTCCGGGTTCTCCTCCGCGCTCGTGCGGACCTTGGTGCCGTCAGCCGTGACGAGCTCGGCGCCCAGCAGATTGTCCGTGGCCAGGCCCCACAGGCGCTCCAGCCAGCCGCTGCCGCCGCCGAGCACGAACCCGCCGACCCCCGTCGTCGAGACCCGGCCGCCGGTGGTGGCGAGGTCGTACGGCTGGCAGGCGCGGTCGAGTTCGCTCATCGTGGCGCCGCCGGCGACCTGTACCGCCATGGCGCCGGGGTGGACGGTGACCGCCCGCATGTGACGCAGGTCGACGACCAGGCCGCCGTCGTTCAGCGACATGCCGGCCACACTGTGCCCGCCGCCGCGCACCGCGATGGGAAGGTCCACTTCACGGCCGAAGCGGACGGCCCGCACGACGTCGTCGGCGTCCACGCACTGGGCTATGACCGCCGGACGGCGGTCGATCATCGAGTTGTAGAGCACACGGGCCTCGTCGTAGCCCGCGTCCCCCGGGGCGAACACGTCGCCGACCAGATCCTCGCGCAGCGCGGCAAGCGCCGCGCCCGCCTTCGTCGGGGTAGCCATGGGGCGCCCCCTTCCGTGCAGGGGCTGATGGCTATCAGCCTAGGCCGGTCGGGGGCGGCGGTCCTGTCGGCCGGGTCCTAACCTCCGTACGCTCCCGAGGCCGTCAGACGCAGGGCCGTGTCGATGAGCGGGACGTGGCTGAACGCCTGCGGGAAGTTGCCGACCTGACGCTGCAGCCGCGGGTCCCACTCCTCGGCGAGCAGGCCCAGGTCGTTGCG
This window harbors:
- a CDS encoding glycosyltransferase family 4 protein, which translates into the protein MSHVSSHPAHGPSSLRTVQVLGGGSAGSSAHVRSLTAGLVARGLRVTVCAPAETEHAYGFGAVGAHHLPVPRSSDPAAVAALRVACADADLVHAHGLNAALRASLALSGRRVPLVVTWHTRPHAEGARARLLKVLERRVARAASVVLGTSSELVDRARARGARDARLAAISFPPPPRPADGEEDDAERARLKTRAELGAVDRPLLMAVGSLRRERGHDLLLDAAHAWLDLDPLPLLVIAGEGPGRAALQRRIEREGLPVRLVGRRDDVAELLTAADVALLPGSPESRPLLAQEALHSRVPLVAARAGGVPELVGEAAELVPPGDAPALARAVVRLLGDPGRRAELRDLGTAQAASWPSEDATVAQVLSVYDELTGRSASGG
- a CDS encoding FAD-binding oxidoreductase, whose translation is MATPTKAGAALAALREDLVGDVFAPGDAGYDEARVLYNSMIDRRPAVIAQCVDADDVVRAVRFGREVDLPIAVRGGGHSVAGMSLNDGGLVVDLRHMRAVTVHPGAMAVQVAGGATMSELDRACQPYDLATTGGRVSTTGVGGFVLGGGSGWLERLWGLATDNLLGAELVTADGTKVRTSAEENPELFWGLHGGGGNFGVATSLTLRLHELPAFSIAMMFCLPEFGPDVVRTYRDVIEAGPVEAGGGVIYLTGQPEEFMPPQLVGKLLCGALITYAGTEEDLRKLAQPLLALPHEVEIVAQLPYADVQCMLDDPPGLRNYWSAEYLKGLPDDYADVFCAGAAAMPVPSGTLHVLFPEGGAVADGPSEFPVPYRDAPWGMHPFAAWEDPADDEHNIQWVKDVRAAARPWATGDVYLNFIGDEGEERVVAGLGAENTRRLSALKREYDPDNVFRFNHNIKPG
- a CDS encoding PucR family transcriptional regulator, yielding MDSGFDSQSAGVTVQRALELPGLRGGLPEVIAGAERLQRPVRWVHAGEVPNIASLLKGGELLLTTGFGIGTRPAEQRAFVRKLAERGIAALVIELGQRFVRLPAALVETARAAGLPLVQLHREVPFVTVTEEIHTEIVNGHYALLQRAEEVHRRCTEALLGGGGVPQVLRILAGFSRNPVFLETVDGQLLYAAGVTDDVADPLQVWEGMRGAHKEAPPAGAVLVDVPGGGPGAGSVRARLVLLPVAGALAPVHRIAAERAAGSLAVVLMQARQEEELAARGRGDFLTDLAEGRITPEDAPAQARVLGFKPAGQGPLLPVVMRLPEASVGSVGLSPGGGWAVLARAVSEELASVGVPVLLGVRPVEGRVPLLLGLRSESERTAVADRVAAALRAGVERAGMLRAGTQPPVVVVGGAGGWAAAAAGLRHAAETATAAQGLDDRPWYDARRLDIDLLLWRLRDHRDLAAFVERAIGPLQEHDRRAKPPLLPTLQTYLAHAGRKAETARELHLNRQTLYNRLARIGELLGTDLDDPQTVLALSLALRARRHLTP